A window of Xenopus laevis strain J_2021 chromosome 1L, Xenopus_laevis_v10.1, whole genome shotgun sequence genomic DNA:
taatatCAGACATCATATTGGTTACTAcgggttactgcacctggtcaGACTTTTTGTGCCTTTTAATACGTAGTGGGGTTAGTAGGTTTAGTTCTCTGTATTTCTGATATCAAATATCCAAACCGTTTAGTAAATCTAGCCTGTAGACCTTTTTATTTTCTGGGATTATTCTTAAAAGAGAACTCAAAGAGCACAACAGAAGACTTTTCAAATCAACAGACACACATGAGccataatttaaaaagaaactgtctagaattttccatttttcctCTTTGTATTAATTTCATAGGAAGttgaaataatataatttataatcaTCAGCACCACTGTCTAAGTGAATATTACACTAATTCTGTCTCTCTGTGCTGGCGTTGGTTATGTTGAAAGAGCTCAAATACATCCAAGCCAACCCAAAATGGCTTATGATGAACCCAATACGTCCTCCATTCTTAACAGGGGACGTTTACTTTGGCCAGTTTTTGCGCAATGCATTCTGCTCTTCTTGCACTACCACAGGTCTCAATGTTCTGTTTTAGAGTGCTGAGACAAACCACTTGCCCCACAAATAGGGTGCTCACTGTGTTCCTCAGTGCTGTATTATGATGGCAGTGGGAGGACTCCCACCAGAACTTAACCCCCCACGGTCTGGCCTGCCTCCCCCTGCTCActagaattgtgtcccctgtagaaATACTGACCGCTCATGTAGagtcagcggagctcacaggcgccatcttctgcaCTTTAGTATTCTTCGAATAGTGAGCaccatattggcgcatgcgcagttggaggaatcTTCGCAAAACAGCTGCGCATGCACCGTAATTGAagggaagaagacccaaagattactgaagggCCGGAAGATAGCACACATGAGCTCCTCTCCGCTGACTCTGCATGAGTGGTCAGTATTTCTACAgtggacacaattctggggtaacattGAGCAGGAGGGGGGCCAGCAGGGACTTCTGactgtggggggtttagttctcctttaagtagcatGTCATACAGATGTGCAAGTTTAGGAGTAGCAGAAGGCACTTGGTGTGGAGTGCAGCATTCCCCAAGGTGCAAGTTTGTGTTGAGTGAGCACAAGTGGTGATGTCTTGTGGCCCAAGGGGgtaatatatttttcctttaagatacaGTTATACATTTCACATTCACTGAGTGATCAGACTGATTAACTTCCATTGCTGAAGTGCACTCACAAGTGTGAACATATCATTTAGCTCTTGCCTTCTTTATTCTAGTCTCTGAGAAACTGTCACTAACTTTCAGTCTCTATAACCCTCAGTAGCTCTCGGGCAAAACCTACAGTATTTTACAGTGGATAAACTGGATTATTACTGCACTAATCAGGTGACTAATGCCACAATACATTTATGGCTTATTGGTGCCCCAGATGATCCGATTCGATGAAGTTGACCAGCAAGCACTGGTGAGTCTTTTCACTGATAtatcatttggtttttttgtttttttataatgttcAGTCACCTGCCTCAGGTAAGAACTGTGTGATAGGATggataatttaaaatgaaataaaaaaaaaaagaccatgtcTATTAAAAATGCTCTTTTATTCCTGAAATAGTACTAGACAATCACCACCAGAATCTCAAAATCTAAGATTGGTCTGCTAAAAAGAAATGCTGATTATACTACAGCATTGAAGCAAAATGGTAGGTTACACCCACGATGGTTCCTTTGCTTTGCTGCTCTCCGTCTTCTCTCCTCAGGAGCCATGTTGCAAGCAGTTTCCTCAGAAAGTTCTAGAGATtgacaggctgtctgcaagtttggctCTTaattattaggctgtatctgtgctattaaacagAGACATTAAAGAGTGATTTGCATGACTCTGCCCATAATTCCATATGTGAGAGTTAAAGCAGTGCTATATGtatgaggcatgtaaataccttcagttttcagaagtcgcctctCACTATTAACATATGAAGAATGCTTGATTTTGATCACTGGTACACATCGCAATTTACATTTAAACCCTTCCTTTTGTGGGTTGGACTTTCGTGTGTGGgtaacttgaatcgagtttggataatttcctagtcgaatttgagagttttgaccataagaaaaaatttgaaaattcgaattttcaattcgacccttaataaatctgcccctatgagttgaattgtcagatatgcaggtagaaacaatagaattctacctctagaTAACAATTCGGCATTAACATTTTGCCAATGTTCAGCACATTCAAAGACACCTGATAAAAAATTTTCCATTCTCTCCGATCGACTACTACTGATATCCAAGACTTTTGCCAATATTGTTTGCCTTGTCAAATCCGCAacaaataatgtacaaaataaagtTTGGTGAGTGTGAGGCATGGATGAGATTGCAGTCTCATGAAAGGGAATAGCTGGCAAcctagactagaggaaaagaactttcatttgtatcagtgtaggtggttcttcaaagtaatgacagtgaggttgtagaatgccctACTGGATATATGTTGTGAGGGATGATTCTATTGATGTTTGGATGACTTCTTGGttcatttttgtatgtatttatatatatatatatatatatattaagcacaGAACCCATCCCCAcagcattaatatatatatactctgggggggggggtctgtgctTACCTTTCAAAATGTGTAAACCATTTCCAGCTCTGCTACACATTATACGCTGTTTTCAGATGTAAATGTTATAATTTATGACAGTGTCTCTTTGATCGTGTGTCCCTTGCAGTTGTATTTGATATGCAGTTCCCCTTTGCTAACCCCGGTGAAGAGATTAAGcgaataagaataaaaaagggACAATGGAAAGGAGACACAGAAGAGACATTGGAGGTTGAACAGTGGAAGTGATGGGGGAGGGTGGGAAAGAAACTTCAAAGCTAGAAAGTGAAAAGTCCAAATATGAAGAAtcggtaaaaaaaaagaaggtctGAACACAATCAAGAGGAAAGCAAATGGGGGAGAAGGGAAGAATAGCACGAGACCAAGGCTGCTAACCTATATTGgtcttcaaattcaaaaaacaaGTGTCACAAATTTCCCAGTGGAATAACAATTACATATTAGCTTTCATTAAAGTATAAAGCAAATCATAATCGAAACAGGTACATCCAGCTTGAGAAGTCACCCAAGCCACCTGCATCATTTGACAGTTATTTCACATTGCCACTTCAGTGATTGGTTATTTAGGGATGGCAGTTGAGCCCCTGGTCCCTCACAGAAGAGTCTGTTcacggaaccaatttttgaaacccagacTTGCAAAACCACATTTTTACCCGCTACTGACCCCCAACTGCCTTATCAGCAACTCAAACTGCGACCTGCTGACCagcaagaaacaggaagtgctgttagtGTAATCAGAAGTGGGCAGGGGCAGAAAAAAGTTGTAAAGAAGTAACACTTGCTATAGACAAGACTCACAACCCCCAGGACCAtcaacccacatctatacccacacacGAAAGTCCAACCCACAGATTACCTGCTCTTTTACAGTTGCCTACAGGTCTCTGAACTGATGTACGTCTCACAGCTGATTTACTTTGGAGTTTAGGTGTCATAGGCTACACCTAAACTATTGCACTGCTGTGGGCTTTTGCTGAGATTACAGATGAGAAAGCTCATTGGCAACCATGTATGTGTCCCACCTCACACTTGTGTCTGACTGCAAACAACAAGTACCCTTCAAAGCATTTCTGGTGGTTTTCTTGGGAAATCATGTGTGCATGAAACCGAGGTGGTGGCTAAAAACGTATCAGCTACGTGATAGGTACCATACCAACCCATAACAGAAATGCACAATAAGTTGATTTAATTGCATATAAAACCAACAGGTAACGAATAAGaaaatatctatatacatatttatctcaCGTGAAAGTGCACAGTTTACAGACAATGATTTCTATAACAAAGAATATGGATATATAATTTAGCATCTTACATATGCTttgctgtaaatacattttttacctcTTTGGGTAAATACAGACTGTGGTATAAAGGCCTTGCAGGTAACACAGATAGCTAgtgttctgcccccccccccccatgtctttGTAACTTCAGAGAATCttgttgcataataaaacaaGTGCTAGAACAAGAGCTTGCACTCTGATCTTATAGCATATGGTTCAACGGGAGACAAGCCTGAGTTGTCCATTAGTAAACGAGGAAATCCCAGATAGCTAAAACAATTATGGGATTGATATAGGACTATGGAGAGTATAAGGAAGCCGCATTAAGCATAGGAATTTCATACAAGGAGATAAATAGCCCTGGCagcttctgctttcaaaaaacaaTTAAGTAAGAAAAGTGCCAGATCTCTGTGTTTTCCTTTGATACAAATTAGAAATCAGGCAAATAAATGGAAGGCTAATTGTTTCAATCACTTATAACACAATGCATGTCTGTGGGCAGATAAGTATTGTCTTTCTGACTTCCAAAAGGACTTTCAAGAATATTTCAGCATATTACAGTCCAACGATCAAGGACAACATGGAAGTATCAATTTAGACACATCTGGTTGCTCAGTCGGTTTCCTCTTATGCAATGCTTCTTCAGAAGCGAATCTAATATCAGGATCTCATTCGTAGTGAAGAGCTAGAAAGGGCGGGTGAAGCAGTGATACCCCATAGAGATGGCATGGAGCAGGGTGCTCATTGTGAATGCAGTGCAACGCCAGGCTCAGCTCTGTTACTTCTTCACTCATCGTATCCTCTGTATCTGTTTCCTTTAACATTTGCAAAAGGGACATTACATCCAGTGCCAGTTCCATGACATGATCACTCCTTAACGTTGTAAAGCTGCAAAACAAAAGCAATAGATGTGAATAGGACTGGCAGCCATTGCAGGTTTTCCTCCACCAATAAcaatcaaaggtcgagtttgtgagatCTTTTCTGCCTCAtataaactcacaactcacatgtttgcttatttatgaaaaaacacaaatgtaaaaaactcaattgaatgcaaacagggaaaaaacttgaataccttaaaTTATGGAATTTATAGGcttaaaaccttgaatttattgagttttcaagcacaaaccaccgtaaaaaaaagaaaattatgattattttcagattctggcttttagcAACTTCGGGGGGGTAAtaataatcttgaaaaatgtgagtttaccctcaaaaaactcgaattttttgagagaacacaacttgacctttaataaatctcctaTATAAGCAGCATCCTGCTTATTGAATTCCCTATTTCATCTTAAAGTGGACCGTCGCATAAATAGTTTGATAAAAATATCAGCTTGATGAAGTAAACTCATTAATCGTTTATAAAAAACCTATGTGAAACAGTATCATCCTCCACTATCTACTATAGTTTAATTACAGCTTCTTCCTTTCTGAGTGTTACAAGAAAATATTATAAaaccctatacagtatataatacattatatatatatttgttgaggAATGGGTGCCTGCAGCAACAGCAGAAGCATATGAATTGATTTTGTGGCCTAAAGAGTTTACTGggtattgcaggtatgggatctattatccggaatgttTGGGACATGAAGTTTTTTGTATAGGttttttccataatgtggagcaGCACAGTTTCAAGGGATTGTTTCACAATTCAGACAAATGAAAACAGTACAAAATGAAGGATTGTCTGTGTTACCAGGATGAACGTAAAATTCCAACATGTGGAGTTTCTAGATCGAttttcggataatggataccataagaaatgtaaaaggagtcACCTCAGAGGCCTGTGACCTGTGTATGGTTACAGAATTTGTGGTGACTCCTCATCTGCTTCTATTTCAATATAAAAAGGTGTGGTATTCCTTATATATGTTGGATGTAAAGTATATATGAATTTAGTTGATACCTTGAGAGTGTAATGCCTTTTGCTGTAAGGACCGGAACAACCGTGAGCTGGTTACTTCCAAGAGACACTTCCAAGTGGAGTTCGGCCCGTAGAATGGAAAGATTAAAGATGTCGGAGTCGATGGAGAATTCCACCTCTTTccttccattacctgtataaagaCAAGGAAGAGGTCAGtctttgcattatatatatatatatctatatctatatatatatatatctatatatctatatatatatatatatatatatatatatatatctatatatatatctatatctatatatctatatatatatctatatctatatatctatatctatatatctatctatatctatatctatatatctatatatatctatatatatctatatatatctatatatatctatatatatctatatatatctatatatatctatatctatatatatatatatctatatatatatatatatctatatatatctatatatatctatatatatatttgccaattTGCCAATTGACTGGTTTACTTCCTTTAGAAGAAATAGCACTATAAGTATGAATAATACATGGTACTGATATCATAGTAGGAAATGCACAATGTGTCTGTCATCACTATCTCAGCTCCCTCTTATATGTAACCGAAAGCAGATTTTGCACAGAAAAGCAAAGTACGCTCTACACAATAAGCTTTATAATCAAGGTCTATTTCAAAGTAAATAAGTGCTAGGTGAATGTATTAATAGAAAACCGACAAAGTCCTAACTAACTACCCAATGATATCGCATGAAGACAAGTTTACACTCCGTAGCTTTGAGAAGTATTGACTTCAGTTAGAGAATGGGCATGGTTTGGAATCCCAGCAACCTCAACAGACAACTACCAGCTTTATGATAACAATAAGGGGTATATTTGTGTAAAAGTAGCCACTTACCATGAGTCCAGGTTCCCTGAAGTCCTTTTACCCGCTTACAGGTAAACCCTAGTTTGCAGCACCGATAAATTCTGCTCATGTATTTGAAAAGATTCGGACGAGGAAAGGTTGGTCTCAAGGGCCCCGTGTAGACTCTGAACAAGAACATGACACCGGGGTCCTGTTGATAAATAATATCCTGGCTCTGTATCCATGGTTGGCTCATGTAGGTACACTGAGCTCGATGATATTTCAGTATGTCCTGCCTGTTGCTACGTCTCCCACCTGCCATCTCCAGGAAGGTGCCCATTCTTTCCCTGAAATGATAATCGACTCCGCTTCTTTTGATAAAGTTATTCTGATCTCCAGGGCTTTCCACTTTGTTTCTCATTAATGTGAGTCCATTATGTTTCCTAAAGTGCATGGGAAAGCTCCAAGAAACCTGTAAAAGTAGGAATATCCCGAGCCAAACTGTAGCCATCTCTCTTGCTTGTCTTCTAATGCCTTCTCTTCCAACACAATGCCTTTAAATAGTCCTCCCCGGCCCCCTCACCCAACCACGTCTCAAAAGCTCCTTTATTAAGGGTGTTTTAGAAGGCATTGAATGAAAATGCCCTTTCAAGTAGGCAGCTGGTGTCAAATCTTGGAACAATGTGTTTCACATGCTGAGCTAATGACTTGGCTTTGCACACCAAGCCATTATGGTAATAGCACTTGTAAGCTTTTTAGTCAATCGGTTCTGCACTATACGAGCACATAGGGGAATGTTTATTGCAATACTTCTATCATGTCTTGACATGTAGTAAAAAAACAGGCAAGATTCCAAACTCGGTCAGTTTAGCTGCACAGAGCAATCTTATCTCTTCTGCTTCCACCATGTCTTTGTGTTATTGATTTTGTAGCTTCCTGTGAACATATGAATGTACAAGGAGCACCGCTGGGGTGTTACAAGGGTTATGGCAGCCACAGTGCTGTAGCGTGGGTGTGTGGAGGGAAGGAATCATAAAAAAAGGAGATcagacacagcagttttacttATTGCAGCATTTATTCCAGCAGAAATTGGGTCCTGCTCatgagagtttacaatctaaaggctgCTGTtatgtcccctgctatttctaGTGGCAGTTTAAtcagcttagattgtaagctctacaggacagggacATCCTTCCTATGGTGTCTTTTATCACATGGCACTTcgaggccgatttatcaaaggtcgaatttcgaattcatgcgataTATTttatactctaataaatttgaataacatttgaaattcgattgACTTTTACTGACTCGAATCTAGTTTTTTGTCCgataaaaactcgaatgtcaggaaggccattaacatcttcgaatggatcactggacctctgccattgacttatacatgaattttaggtggccaatagtcaaatttgaattattcccagggtaaaggtttgataaatctcgaaatttgaatcgagttgggattattcccaatttcaattttttgagttttgaccaaaaaaaaactatttgaaaattcgaatttcctattcaacctttgataaatctgccccttaatcttgacATCAGGGGGCGTGGTTATGAtgtgtgtcaatcatggggaatggGGAATCCTGcgcagttttcctaatttggaaaacaggtcccatacctgtactgacttaTACAGTTGTACATTTTAACAGAATAGAATCAAAAGAGAGGATAAAAAGTGATAATCAAACGATATTGGTTAAGAGAAGAGTGAGTTTATGTAGGCAGGTTTGCTGTCGGCCACTTTAAACTTTAGATCATTACAAAAATGACACAACAGACAGGGGCTTAGGGAAAAGTCTGGGCAAGAGCATCGCCATATCTGTCAGAAATCACAACCGTTCTCTAAAGTGTGAAGCAGACGTATAGTGTGCATTAGAATGGGTTTCTGCAGggagcaggtatgggacctaatgAGACAGGGAGCtcactgttagtgatgggcaaatctgtacaGTTTCGCTTCGgcaaataatttgcaaatataCAGCGAAATTAGCGAAAAGGTAAAAAATTCGATTCCCCCAAAAAATCgggaatttacagcgaaattagtgaaaaggcaaaaaaatttgtgaaacgcattgacgTAAAATTTTCAATTCAGGAATTTACAGAGAatcggcaaaaaaatttgcaaagtcaatgggcctcaaaataattttgacacgagcgacaatttttataagcgcaactttttggtccaaatgcattaaagtcgtaAAATAGGCGTAAGAATAATTTTggcgcacgacaatttttattttttttcaccagcgaattgtcGTCACAGTTTCGCTAATCAATTTGCTTGCGGTGAAACACGGAAGTTCATGTCtaccaaatttattcgcccatcactactcgctgTGTCCAAAATGGCTGCAGCAGCCACAGCTAAAGCTTATTGTTATGTTAACGTTTCACTTATGACAAGCAAAGAGATAGCAGTGGAAATTTTGGTCACAGAAAAgccaaatttgttaaaaaaaaatgagtgtatTAAAAACTAACACACAATCATTTTCCTTGGAACACTAACAGCATTGTTAtgggtacgggatccattatcctgaaatctGTTCAAGTTATAGGACATATAGacattgtaatcaaataacttaaagtatataaaaatgatttccctttctctgtaataatatataataacagtagcttgcacttgatcccaactaagaaataattaatccttattggagataaaatattctcattgggtttatttaatatttaaattacttttatgtagacttggagatccaaattatggaaagatcccttatccggaaatccccaggtcccgaccattctggataacaggtcccatacctgcattaacCAAACTGCCCAAATGCTCTTCTCACAACAGTTCTTCCCTTATGACAATTTTTCACTGaaccaaatcacagaaagactcTTTGGATGGGTCGGACCAGtgttataataatacagtagaactccGCTTTTGCTTTTTCCTGGGGACATAAATTTCGGGAAAGAGTAAAATGCGGTAAAAAATGCAGGGACATAAAAGAAGGGTCTTACTGTAATACCAAGATTACTAtattgttttttccccagaaaacatCCCAATGCAATTCCTAAACTCAAAAATTTGTATTTGGACTCAATCTTAGAGCGGCtagaaatattttatacaaaaatgttCATGAAGAAAGAAACCTGCAAGGGTCTGAATCGGGGGGCTGGGTCCCTTGGGACTGTTGCTTTGTGGGTCCCGCACCGCCCCAACGACAAAGATACATTAAGCACCTAAGGCCCCCCCTCTGCCTTTTTTTCTGCTCGTGGCTGCGAGGGGGGCCGGGAGGTAAATCGGGGGGCCGCACCAATAGCGAGGCTGGGTCCACAATGGCCGGGAGCCCTCtagattttttcctggtgtttcGCCGGATCAGTCAGACCCTGGGTCAGAACGATTCAAGACAGCCAATCACTTTTCTGGCAGGTTGGGACCAGAACTTTACCCCCACCCCTCCAATGAAAATGTGGTGGGTCGGAattggtatttaaaggagaagcaaaccctaaagttaaaaaatccctaccctacatagacccccccctccctcctagggttgccagctttctGCCGGTGGAGACTGGgttgggggtggggctgtgacacGGAGGGGTGGGCCATGACATCAGGGGGTGTGGTTATGAtgtgtgtcaatcatggggaatcctgcgcagttttcctaatttggaaaaccaggcaggaagttttgacccaggcagcccttcaaattacctggctgtctgggtcaaaaccagacaggtggcaaccctactccctttctccccccagcctagctgctaccccgggaaaATGCCACTAACTCTTTACTCACCTCTCCGTGCAGAATCTGTCCAGCGGAGTTgagggcagccatcttcttctcttcagtaatctttggaatgagaccggcgttgcggcgcatgcgcagttggagcaaatttCTGTCTCGcgtcaactgcacatgtgctaaaactcacgaaaattgccaaagtgcctgtctcattctgaagattaccgaagcggctggaGATGGCACTTGTGAACTCCGCTAGACagaatctgcgcagaggggtaagtaaagacttaggggcattttcccgggtggcagctaggctggggtgaGGAGGATCGATgtagagtagggttttttttttttaactttagggtttagttctcctttaaggaacgaCTGCCTGTGTCGGGTACGGGATGGAAGATGGTGGTTTTGTGATCAGGTGCAGGTCAAATTTTTgtcacacatcactaatatacacaatatacaactATCCATACTTGCAAACTTACCACTCCAATATTTAGAACTAGGCCACTTCCATAGCGCGATATTGTTGgttctttataaaacaaaaatgaatgaaatgagACTTTAGGGGCAGTTGTGGTCATGCAGACATGGCCATAATCATTGTGTGAATTGATGCCACGAAAGGTACTTGCGCCAAGGCCACTATTTATTTGGAGTAAAACTGCAATGCACCCTGCTCATCTGCAACCACTGCACACTGTCTCAAAACGTGCAAAGAGAAtgcacctaaagaatcacatGCAGATGCCAAAAATGTCACCAAccaaacttagaaaaaaattcagcACAATGGCACCAATTTCAACTGCCCGTGGCTGACAAAATGGTGGTGGAATTATTAGAATAAATGCTGCAcactctacaggtatgggatctgttatctagaaacctattatccaaaaaactcaaattaccgattttcgggccatgtgtggagtgtgccgatatttttcgtgccatggtgatcggtcgttcagtcgattggacaggttagaaattttctttaggctgccgataatatctctgcatgtattgcctatctgacaataccagtgggagactgtcactagctttggtcggacattaCTTTCTTACaattgctgttaggggcagaacattgctgatctgttcttttctactttatttgatcggaatggttagtggcagatcgggagatgACACTGAACAATCGTTCATCCGATataaaggtaaatctgcacgtctatggctagctttggccagaaaccctttatccggaaagctctgaattacagcaaggccatctcccatagcctccattttatccaaataattcaaatttttaaaaatgatgtcttttttctctgtaataataaaacagtagcttgtacttgatcccagctaagataattaatccttattggaagcaaaaccagcctattgggtttattta
This region includes:
- the XB5848002.L gene encoding uncharacterized protein XB5848002.L, with protein sequence MATVWLGIFLLLQVSWSFPMHFRKHNGLTLMRNKVESPGDQNNFIKRSGVDYHFRERMGTFLEMAGGRRSNRQDILKYHRAQCTYMSQPWIQSQDIIYQQDPGVMFLFRVYTGPLRPTFPRPNLFKYMSRIYRCCKLGFTCKRVKGLQGTWTHGNGRKEVEFSIDSDIFNLSILRAELHLEVSLGSNQLTVVPVLTAKGITLSSFTTLRSDHVMELALDVMSLLQMLKETDTEDTMSEEVTELSLALHCIHNEHPAPCHLYGVSLLHPPFLALHYE